The Schizosaccharomyces pombe strain 972h- genome assembly, chromosome: I genome contains a region encoding:
- the meu26 gene encoding protein meu26 — protein MNSNEIENFIYLNNTLLSEVPEPNSVFYTPKCFSNSKLPHQSDLEEPSSACSLSKNTIIDGGADEPYDSSDSCATFEFADFFKDNLDDFALDGPIININHVNQTSPYTHHNAEPLHDLQTFSSNLNHSNNRRQTICNFNMANDASKENETPYMVLNNKFNPVLTTEYTQQHLVQCKMVLENHITSRFPHFYTKLPDVSLVPNNMPHYPDEVTAKSAPKDDFYVPRFTRGHGISKLGLCPICSHQGEFIWLRTKTSAYWYHMNFVHGIHSKGRPYQPPIEFRTVRLRKTRNAIGVPNKKYMIEGKCHQCNKWIRCQGRKDVSVKIPEIFWWRHAHRCHIITTDLR, from the exons ATGAATTCAAACGAAATTGagaattttatatatttaaacaaCACCTTATTATCCGAAGTTCCTGAACCAAATTCCGTGTTTTATACTCCTAAatgtttttcaaattcaaagTTACCCCATCAATCTGACTTAGAAGAGCCTTCTTCTGCTTGctctctttcaaaaaacacAATAATCGATGGTGGAGCAGACGAACCATACGACTCATCAGACTCTTGCGCAACATTTGAATTTGCCGATTTCTTTAAAGATAATTTAGACGATTTTGCTTTGGATGGTCCTATAATAAACATCAACCATGTCAATCAAACTTCTCCGTATACTCATCATAATGCAGAACCTCTACACGATTTACAAACCTTCTCatcaaatttaaatcattcaaACAATAGACGTCAAACAATCTGCAATTTTAATATGGCAAATGATGCTTCAAAGGAAAACGAAACACCGTACATGgttttaaacaataaatttaacCCCGTTTTGACAACGGAATACACACAGCAGCACCTTGTTCAATGTAAAATGGTTTTGGAAAATCATATAACTTCAAGATTTCCCCATTTTTACACGAAATTGCCAGATGTCAGTCTGGTACCAAATAATATGCCACATTATCCTGATGAAGTGACTGCAAAAAGCGCTCCTAAAGATGACTTTTATGTTCCTAGATTTACTCGTGGACATGGAATATCAAAGCTGGGCTTGTGCCCAATCTGTAGTCATCAAGGTGAATTTATTTGGCTACGTACCAAGACCAGCGCATATTGGTACCACATGAATTTCGTCCACGGAATTCACAGCAAAGGAAGACCATACCAACCGCCAATTGAGTTTAGAACGGTAAGGCTTAGAAAAACCAGGAATGCGATTGGGGTgccaaataaaaagtacATGATTGAGGGAAAGTGTCACCAGTGTAATAAGTGGATTCGATGCCAAG GAAGGAAGGACGTTTCTGTCAAAATACCGGAGATCTTTTGGTGGAGACATGCTCATCGATGTCATATAATAACAACAGATCTACGTTAA
- the tif212 gene encoding translation initiation factor eIF2 beta subunit tif212, with translation MTETEAVVDQIDLNGALPEKKKKPKKSVAFDDEVDAVSKDGPEASSAGATDEDDSERKSSAKDLTTPVTEGEVDELKDMFSSMKKKKKSKKSSASAEEQTEDITTESGELDFSSMKKKKKKKKSADLSAFEKELEASSTGDATSDLSKQTFDSENMGEHAWLKSDRDYYYPELLNRFFTLLRTNNPELAGEKRKYTIVPPSVHREGKKTIFANISDISKRMHRSLDHVIQFLFAELGTSGSVDGSSRLIIKGRFQQKQIENVLRRYIVEYVTCKTCKSPDTILTKENRIFFMTCEACGSVRSVQAIKTGYQAQIGKRKHVS, from the exons ATGACCGAGACCGAAGCTGTAGTTGATCAG ATTGATCTCAACGGGGCTCTCcctgaaaaaaagaaaaaaccaaaaaagtCTGTTGCCTTTGATGATGAGGTAGATGCAGTCTCAAAGGATGGGCCTGAAGCTTCTTCAGCTGGTGCAACCGATGAAGATGATtctgaaagaaaaagtagtGCTAAGGATTTAACTACACCTGTTACAGAGGGAGAGGTTGATGAATTGAAGGATATGTTCTCTAgcatgaagaaaaagaagaaatcgAAAAAGAGTTCTGCTTCTGCAGAAGAGCAAACTGAGGATATCACTACTGAAAGCGGCGAGCTGGACTTCAGCtcaatgaagaaaaagaagaagaagaagaagagtgCAGATTTATctgcttttgaaaaagaattagagGCTTCTTCTACGGGTGATGCTACTTCGGACCTTAGTAAGCAAACTTTTGATTCTGAAAATATGGGTGAACACGCTTGGTTAAAGTCGGATCGTGACTACTACTATCCTGAGTTACTGAATCGCTTTTTCACTTTATTGCGTACCAACAATCCCGAGCTTGCTGGTGAGAAACGTAAATATACAATTGTTCCTCCTTCCGTTCATCGTGAAGGCAAGAAGACTATCTTTGCCAATATTAGTGACATCTCAAAACGTATGCACAGATCATTGGACCATGTTAtccaatttttgtttgcaGAGTTGGGTACTAGCGGTAGTGTTGACGGTTCCTCACGTTTGATCATTAAAGGTCGTTTCcaacaaaagcaaattgaaaatgttttgcGTCGCTACATTGTCGAATATGTTACGTGTAAAACTTGCAAATCCCCTGATACAATTCTTACTAAAGAAAAcagaattttctttatgaCATGTGAGGCATGTGGTTCCGTTAGATCTGTGCAAGCCATCAAGACTGGTTATCAAGCACAAAtcggaaaaagaaaacatgTTTCTTAG
- the mug8 gene encoding protein mug8, with protein sequence MSRSICTLTCILPTFSMDYWNQECVELSQVENLFTELASRLELLEMNSKNVLYRLTIGTNPDRNWEAIAFIREFFDSAKHGYVIPKHEIRNRIRLLSEASLISCLRWLLHRIPGGVITWSTYKLFDEAETRANYPVRGFDIFMKHATKHSCHFNILKCFLKLLMSLSAKLAVSSNSSTVSSLELVSQIASIWAFDWPMMNLQETFIYWDRCTNACLRLLLCYIRYTNKSSETGFSCLPSALQSQLQSFNYPPSLKKLNDAKAHVFTFSMNYYMTRDPLEMIQIVTKMNIPDHLTATLPRSSDDIQNDCLFALRQVSKRSSYHSVFSAQESAWTDFIKNGFDHPILPTCTQETVYSLLTGNDTACVYPFPNKPYRLPDVDFEIFSHCSFESLTTVTTNTNIWWVWAESRCTEIPESKRTVFPNCTMLIDKTGRLIILQQTVPQKPVALTASSNKRKNRIFGKIRRSFKRILKPRKINKTVKIMSNSQRRSCQSVLSEGNRTILLHLADQMNACSLQTKSRESIKTLKLIEEKDEYWEPETAGYFNTIVGWADQRKSLYDEAVIKINHSNMLNTLPPTSQGATSTTVSSASSNFLSSSCTPIDDTNSVTGSTLSCSFDEMKLSDKIDDANSLKDDDFIQGSKKDFFEMNLNHSSYQNKDELKPFQLLVKHAFKPPSYRLIRPPLRDWQSSDTLSSEMSKSISSSRSSPFSLEQTISKIQNKL encoded by the exons ATGAGTAGAAGCATCTGTACTCTCACTTGCATTTTACCAACCTTCAGTATGGATTATTGGAACCAAGAATGTGTTGAGTTATCTCAAGTTGAGAATTTGTTTACTGAGCTGGCTTCTCGTTTAGAGTTACTAG AAATGAATTCTAAGAATGTACTGTATAGATTAACTATTGGGACAAATCCAGATAGGAATTGGGAAGCAATTGCCTTTATTCGTGAGTTTTTTGACAGCGCGAAGCATGGTTATGTAATTCCAAAACATGAAATTCGAAATCGTATTCGGCTTTTAAGTGAAGCAAGTCTAATTTCTTGTCTTCGTTGGCTACTTCACCGGATTCCAGGAGGTGTGATTACTTGGTCCAcatataaattatttgatgAAGCAGAAACACGAGCCAATTATCCTGTTAGAGGATTCGACATTTTCATGAAGCACGCTACAAAACACTCTTGTCATTTCAATATATTAAAgtgttttttaaagcttctTATGAGTTTATCTGCTAAATTAGCTGTCTcatcaaattcatcaacAGTGTCTTCATTGGAATTGGTATCTCAAATAGCAAGTATATGGGCATTCGATTGGCCTATGATGAATTTACAAGAAACTTTTATCTATTGGGATAG ATGCACGAACGCTTGCCTGCgtcttcttctttgttACATAAGATATACGAATAAAAGTTCCGAAACTGGATTTTCTTGTTTACCATCCGCTTTGCAATCTCAGTTACAGTCTTTTAACTATCCTCCAAGTCTTAAGAAATTGAATGATGCTAAAGCCCATgtgtttacattttctatGAACTACTATATGACAAGAGATCCTTTAGAAATGATTCAAATTGTAACTAAGATGAATATCCCTGATCACTTAACAGCTACTCTGCCACGCTCCAGCGATGACATACAAAATGATTGTTTGTTTGCTCTTAGACAAGTTAGCAAACGAAGTTCGTATCATTCTGTTTTTTCCGCCCAAGAATCTGCTTGGACTGATTTTATTAAGAATGGGTTTGATCATCCAATTTTACCTACTTGTACCCAAGAAACAGTTTATTCATTACTAACGGGGAATGATACAGCATGTGTTTATCCCTTTCCTAACAAACCTTATCGGCTGCCAGATGTCGATTTTGAGATATTTTCTCATTGCTCATTTGAAAGTCTTACTACAGTAACAACTAATACAAACATATGGTGGGTGTGGGCTGAATCTCGCTGTACAGAAATTCCTGAGTCTAAAAGAACAGTTTTTCCTAATTGCACCATGCTTATCGATAAAACCGGTAGGCTTATTATACTTCAGCAAACCGTCCCACAGAAGCCTGTTGCGTTGACTGCCTCTTctaacaaaagaaaaaacagaaTCTTTGGGAAGATCCGTAGATCTTTTAAACGTATTTTAAAaccaagaaaaattaataaaactgTTAAAATTATGTCAAACTCTCAAAGAAGAAGTTGTCAGAGTGTTTTGTCGGAAGGTAATCGCACAATCTTATTGCACCTGGCTGACCAAATGAATGCTTGTTCACTTCAAACTAAATCAAGGGAGTCCATTAAAACTTTAAAACTGATTGAAGAGAAGGATGAATACTGGGAGCCTGAAACGGCTGGCTATTTCAATACGATTGTTGGTTGGGCAGATCAGCGAAAGTCCTTGTATGACGAGGcagtaataaaaataaaccaTTCAAACATGCTCAATACACTTCCCCCTACTTCGCAGGGCGCAACGAGTACTACAGTTTCTTCTGCGTCCAGCAATTTCCTCTCTTCTTCCTGTACGCCCATCGATGATACCAATTCTGTCACTGGCTCTACTTTATCTTGTTCATTTGACGAGATGAAGCTTAGTGATAAAATAGATGACGCcaattcattaaaagatGATGATTTCATACAAGGATcgaaaaaagatttttttgaaatgaatCTCAATCATTCATCCTACCAAAACAAGGACGAGCTTAAAccttttcaattattaGTTAAACATGCGTTCAAACCGCCTTCCTATAGACTAATTCGTCCTCCGCTACGCGATTGGCAGTCCTCTGATACACTGTCCAGTGAAATGTCTAAGTCGATTTCATCATCTCGAAGCAGtccattttctttagaGCAAACAATCTctaaaattcaaaataaattatag
- a CDS encoding uncharacterized protein (DUF4449 family conserved fungal protein, involved in cell-cell communication in N. crassa): MAVAYPTDKHVVHEETGKGLEVYSIWTAISNGKMPSNKQLRGLGSSLTDGAKSVAKERQKKISDPARKFFSDFSKLIDNSFNVFAKKNEGDLLQNAIYELSQAEGSTNVNEVWNDITEDMQSQDFSTEDLKQLFLLIFNNGKLRTLLQNAIVLLGQQTTNVASKKLNEQDGKKSDNLRNGVNKVKQNMRNGASARDQAREQGSKAKDKIKNDPDAQKAKEETKQKLQDLYEEFKSVAVDLQGDPKYQHPVRSLLNLIDKFIDKLSEQSGNVTADTNEHYDRAMQYLKQLVENILNRSLDNLIDTLKQVQHDAENDEELKDWLESTRQFVRKVLLKKGYAKSDASDKEFNKLRDKGDELLNGRYKKRWQQLSSEVKKISDSASSDKDVKQLFSNYKNIYGDLIKREGGQISLKTSMCLEILRLGVPVILEKMQYFPIPRLEIEQPDFDVVLENLNLQTANVLPKLAEFRNNNFVRFSPYANITSFRENMINVHLSNIQCDLKDVNYYIKRKQGFPTFTDLGVVDLLIGKQGMVVNLTLSSFSNTMFENELPDSFFKVEDVKVDIHHIKLKIRKSRHRLLLAFLKPSLMTYVRSTVARSMELSIRHAFEQVDREWYEIHKEAKSEIEKDSSKPTEDQESKLKVYGRVAYSRISNLHKSSKEKGKDSQVRVALHKENTALNNIVLPSGNLQRSEEKRRAALSGSTWHSPAFNIFGVDDSEDSDSPWATDRGSRLYQRTKGSVKSRESRLKKEKHKNRPASKGTYTTYTSSEERQRSTEDPLSHDTLSRTILNDQIVKGNVTEIPLPPLAVNEKRASVAVSSIPSFGDDQHDIELLNSTDPRKNRILYNQPPAVA, encoded by the coding sequence ATGGCGGTTGCTTATCCCACTGACAAGCATGTTGTGCATGAGGAAACTGGAAAAGGATTAGAAGTTTATTCAATATGGACAGCTATTTCGAACGGCAAGATGCCCTCGAACAAACAGCTTCGAGGGCTCGGTTCGTCGCTGACGGACGGTGCGAAATCCGTTGCCAAAGAGaggcaaaagaaaatctcTGATCCGGCtcggaaattttttagtgaCTTTTCCAAGCTTATTGATAATAGCTTTAATGTATTTGCGAAAAAGAACGAAGGAGATTTGCTCCAAAACGCAATTTATGAATTATCGCAAGCTGAAGGCTCTACAAATGTTAATGAGGTTTGGAATGATATCACCGAAGATATGCAAAGTCAAGATTTCAGTACCGAGGACCTGAAGCAGTTGTTCTTGCTCATCTTTAACAATGGTAAACTGCGAACGCTTTTGCAAAACGCCATTGTACTTTTGGGCCAGCAAACAACGAATGTTGccagtaaaaaattgaacgAGCAGGATGGAAAAAAATCGGATAACCTTCGCAATGGAGTGAACAAAGTTAAGCAAAACATGAGAAATGGAGCTTCCGCACGCGACCAAGCTCGCGAACAAGGAAGCAAGGCCAAAGATAAGATTAAAAATGATCCTGATGCGCAAAAGGCTAAAGAGGaaaccaaacaaaaacttcaaGATCTTTACGAAGAGTTTAAATCTGTCGCTGTGGATTTGCAGGGAGATCCAAAATATCAGCATCCTGTTCGCAGTCTTTTGAATCTAATTGACAAGTTCATCGATAAACTCAGTGAACAGAGTGGAAATGTTACTGCTGACACTAACGAACATTACGATCGTGCTATGCAATATTTGAAGCAACTCGTGgaaaacattttaaatCGATCTCTTGATAATTTGATTGACACCTTAAAACAAGTACAGCATGATGCTGAGAATGATGAAGAACTAAAAGACTGGTTAGAATCTACCCGCCAGTTTGTTCGCAAGgtgcttttgaaaaagggCTATGCAAAAAGTGATGCCTCGGATAAAGAATTTAACAAGTTGCGAGATAAAGGCGATGAACTGCTTAACGGTCGGTACAAGAAACGTTGGCAACAACTCTCATCCGAAGTCAAAAAGATTTCCGATAGTGCTTCTTCCGACAAGGATGTCAAGCAATTATTTAGCaactataaaaatatatacgGCGATTTAATTAAGAGAGAAGGAGGACAAATCTCTTTGAAAACTTCCATGTGCCTGGAGATACTTCGATTGGGGGTACCCGTTATCTTGGAAAAGATGCAATATTTCCCAATACCTAGGTTGGAAATTGAGCAACCTGATTTCGACGTTGTTCTTGAAAACCTTAATTTACAAACCGCGAATGTTTTGCCCAAGTTAGCCGAATTTAGGAATAACAACTTCGTGAGGTTCTCCCCGTATGCTAATATTACTTCTTTCCGTGAAAACATGATAAACGTTCATCTCTCAAACATCCAGTGTGACTTAAAAGACGTCAACTACTATATTAAGCGCAAGCAAGGCTTCCCTACCTTTACTGATCTTGGAGTTGTCGATTTGTTAATTGGTAAGCAAGGCATGGTCGTGAACTTGACACTCTCATCATTCTCAAATACTATGTTTGAAAACGAACTTCCggattccttttttaaggTGGAGGACGTGAAGGTGGACATACATCACATTAAGCTAAAAATTCGTAAATCAAGGCACAGGTTATTACTCGCTTTCTTAAAGCCCTCACTCATGACATACGTGAGATCTACCGTAGCAAGGTCCATGGAGCTTTCAATTCGTCATGCTTTTGAACAAGTCGATAGAGAATGGTACGAAATACATAAGGAAGCCAAATCTGAGATAGAAAAAGATTCTTCCAAGCCGACAGAAGATCAGGAATCAAAACTCAAGGTGTATGGTAGGGTGGCATATTCAAGGATTTCCAATCTTCATAAATCCAGTAAAGAAAAGGGTAAGGATTCTCAAGTTCGGGTTGCCCTGCACAAAGAAAATACTGCGCTCAATAACATAGTTTTGCCATCAGGTAATTTACAGCGTAGTGAGGAAAAGAGAAGGGCTGCGCTTTCCGGATCCACTTGGCATTCTCCTGCGTTCAATATATTTGGAGTCGATGATTCAGAAGACAGCGATAGCCCTTGGGCTACAGACAGAGGTTCTAGGCTTTATCAGAGAACTAAGGGTAGTGTCAAATCGCGTGAAAGtcgtttgaaaaaagagaagcATAAAAACCGTCCAGCTTCCAAGGGTACTTATACTACCTACACTTCTTCTGAAGAGCGCCAAAGGTCAACTGAGGATCCACTTAGTCATGACACTTTAAGCCGTACTATTTTGAATGATCAAATAGTGAAAGGAAATGTAACAGAAATTCCGTTACCTCCACTTGCAGTTAATGAGAAAAGAGCTAGCGTCGCTGTCTCTTCAATACCGAGTTTTGGCGACGACCAGCATGATAtagaattattaaattctACAGATCCCCGTAAAAACCGCATTTTGTATAATCAGCCACCCGCCGTGGCCTAA
- the phx1 gene encoding DNA-binding transcription factor, stationary phase-specific Phx1, whose translation MRSYSNPENGGQINDNINYSEKRPTMLPENLSLSNYDMDSFLGQFPSDNNMQLPHSTYEQHLQGEQQNPTNPNYFPPEFDENKVDWKQEKPKPDAPSFADNNSFDNVNSSKLTNPSPVQPNIVKSESEPANSKQNEVVEATSVEKAKENVAHESGTPESGGSTSAPKSKKQRLTADQLAYLLREFSKDTNPPPAIREKIGRELNIPERSVTIWFQNRRAKSKLISRRQEEERQRILREQRELDSLNQKVSQAFAHEVLSTSPTSPYVGGIAANRQYANTLLPKPTRKTGNFYMKSGPMQSSMEPCIAESDIPIRQSLSSTYYNSLSPNAVPVSSQRKYSASSYSAIPNAMSVSNQAFDVESPPSSYATPLTGIRMPQPESDLYSYPREVSPSSGGYRMFGHSKPSSYKASGPVRPPNMATGHMRTSSEPTSYDSEFYYFSCTLLVIGLWKRLRASPQDLMCFYSPPKKLFAYLIQFQGIQYRIEYSFFVIESIHVFRVEEPLLNELSATASSRDKPAPNEYWLQMDIQLSVPPVFHMITSEGQGNCTDFTEGNQASEVLLHSLMGRATSMFQMLDRVRRASPELGSVIRLQKGLNPHQFLDPQWANQLPRQPDSSVFDHQGRNPPIQGLSHDTSSEYGNKSQFKRLRSTSTPARQDLAQHLLPPKTNTEGLMHAQSVSPITQAMKSANVLEGSSTRLNSYEPSVSSAYPHHNLALNLDNTQFGELGTSNISYPLSAPSDVGSLPRASNSPSRPVMHPNTQGINTEIKDMAAQFPNSQTGGLTPNSWSMNTNVSVPFTTQNREFGGIGSSSISTTMNAPSQQLSQVPFGDVSLATENSVPSYGFEVPSEESVYAQARTNSSVSAGVAPRLFIQTPSIPLASSAGQDSNLIEKSSSGGVYASQPGASGYLSHDQSGSPFEDVYSPSAGIDFQKLRGQQFSPDMQ comes from the coding sequence ATGCGTAGTTATTCGAACCCAGAAAATGGTGGTCAAATTAATGacaatattaattattctGAGAAGCGACCTACAATGCTCCCGGAGAATTTGTCCTTGAGCAACTATGACATGGATTCTTTTCTCGGTCAGTTTCCATCTGATAATAACATGCAATTACCCCATTCAACGTATGAGCAGCATCTTCAAGGGGAACAGCAAAATCCTACCAATCCTAATTATTTTCCTCCTGAATTTGACGAAAACAAAGTAGATTGGAAACAGGAGAAACCCAAACCGGATGCACCGAGTTTTGCAGATAATAATTCATTTGATAATGTGAATAGTTCGAAATTGACGAATCCATCGCCAGTTCAACCTAATATTGTTAAATCTGAGTCGGAACCTGCTAATTCAAAGCAAAATGAAGTTGTTGAAGCTACATCTGTTGAGAAAGCTAAGGAGAATGTCGCTCACGAAAGTGGTACTCCTGAGAGCGGCGGATCTACTTCTGCGCCAAAGAGCAAAAAACAGCGCCTTACTGCAGATCAACTTGCTTATTTGCTTCGGGAATTCTCCAAAGATACTAATCCACCTCCAGCTATAAGGGAAAAAATTGGACGCGAGTTGAATATTCCGGAACGTAGCGTAACTATTTGGTTTCAAAACAGAAGAGCAAAATCAAAGCTCATTTCAAGACgtcaagaagaagaaagacAAAGGATCCTTCGTGAGCAGAGAGAATTGGATTCCttaaatcaaaaagtttCACAAGCATTTGCGCACGAAGTATTGTCTACTTCACCTACCAGTCCCTACGTTGGGGGAATAGCAGCTAATAGGCAGTATGCGAACACGTTATTGCCTAAACCAACTAGAAAAACAGGAAACTTTTATATGAAAAGTGGACCTATGCAATCTTCCATGGAGCCATGCATAGCAGAGTCAGACATTCCGATCCGTCAGTCTCTTTCTAGTACATACTACAATAGTCTAAGTCCAAATGCCGTTCCTGTCTCAAGTCAAAGGAAATACTCTGCCTCTTCTTATTCCGCAATCCCAAATGCTATGTCGGTATCAAATCAAGCTTTCGACGTAGAATCTCCACCCTCTTCGTATGCTACTCCACTTACAGGCATCCGTATGCCTCAACCAGAGTCAGATCTTTACTCCTATCCTAGAGAAGTGAGCCCTAGTTCTGGGGGTTACAGAATGTTCGGTCATTCCAAGCCTTCATCATACAAAGCATCAGGGCCTGTTCGTCCTCCTAATATGGCAACAGGGCACATGCGTACTTCTTCAGAACCGACCTCATATGATTCGGAATTTTACTACTTTTCTTGTACATTACTAGTAATTGGTTTATGGAAAAGACTACGAGCCTCTCCTCAGGATTTAATGTGTTTCTACTCTCCGccaaagaaattatttgcATATTTGATTCAATTCCAGGGGATTCAGTATCGTATtgaatattctttttttgtcatTGAGTCGATACACGTTTTTAGAGTAGAGGAGCCCTTGTTAAATGAGTTGAGTGCAACTGCGTCTAGTCGAGATAAACCGGCACCAAATGAATATTGGCTTCAAATGGATATTCAGCTGAGTGTTCCACCAGTATTTCACATGATCACTTCCGAAGGACAGGGAAATTGTACGGATTTTACTGAGGGTAATCAGGCTTCGGAAGTTTTATTACATTCTTTGATGGGAAGAGCTACTAGCATGTTTCAAATGCTCGATCGGGTTCGAAGGGCATCGCCAGAGTTGGGGTCTGTAATCCGCCTTCAAAAAGGTCTTAATCCTCACCAATTTTTGGACCCTCAATGGGCTAATCAACTTCCTAGACAACCTGATAGCTCTGTATTTGATCATCAAGGAAGAAACCCTCCTATCCAGGGATTGTCTCATGACACTTCTTCTGAATATGGCAATAAAAGCCAGTTTAAAAGGCTTCGTAGCACTTCAACCCCTGCTAGACAGGATTTGGCTCAGCATCTTTTACCTCCGAAAACTAATACTGAAGGGCTTATGCATGCTCAATCTGTGTCTCCTATTACTCAAGCAATGAAATCTGCTAATGTTTTGGAAGGAAGTTCTACAAGACTAAACTCTTATGAGCCTTCAGTTTCATCTGCTTATCCGCACCATAATTTAGCGCTTAATCTTGATAACACGCAGTTTGGTGAGCTTGGCACATCTAATATATCATATCCTTTATCGGCACCATCCGATGTCGGCTCACTTCCTCGAGCATCCAATTCACCAAGCCGACCTGTGATGCATCCAAATACACAAGGTATTAACACGGAAATAAAAGACATGGCAGCGCAGTTTCCCAATTCACAAACTGGTGGTCTCACTCCAAATTCATGGTCAATGAACACAAACGTATCCGTCCCATTTACGACTCAAAACAGAGAATTTGGCGGCATTGgctcttcttcaatttccaCCACGATGAATGCACCAAGTCAACAGTTATCTCAGGTACCATTTGGAGATGTCTCCCTTGCTACTGAGAACTCTGTCCCGTCGTATGGATTTGAAGTACCATCTGAAGAGTCTGTTTACGCGCAAGCCCGTACAAATTCATCTGTTTCTGCTGGGGTTGCTCCTCGGTTATTCATTCAAACACCGTCTATACCTTTAGCATCATCTGCTGGACAGGATAGTAATTTAATTGAGAAAAGTAGTAGCGGTGGTGTGTATGCGTCGCAACCCGGAGCTTCGGGCTACTTATCTCATGACCAAAGTGGTAGTCCATTTGAGGATGTTTACTCTCCTTCTGCTGGTATAGATTTTCAGAAACTTCGTGGTCAACAATTTTCTCCGGACATGCAGTAA